One segment of Dolichospermum sp. DET69 DNA contains the following:
- a CDS encoding BlaI/MecI/CopY family transcriptional regulator, with the protein MAPLPDYRPKQMSVGPLEAEILSIVWELSSATVKDVHDRILADPNRELAYTSVTTVLRRLTEKGWLACDKQGKAFYWRPLLTKQQADVIKAHDQLQRFLAVGNPDVIAAFADSLDQAASDQISAIAKRIQAAREARGEK; encoded by the coding sequence ATGGCTCCCTTACCAGATTATCGTCCCAAACAAATGTCCGTCGGTCCCCTAGAAGCCGAAATCCTCAGCATTGTCTGGGAACTGAGTTCAGCAACAGTCAAAGATGTCCATGATCGCATTCTTGCTGATCCTAACCGCGAATTAGCTTATACTTCCGTTACCACCGTTCTCCGTCGGCTCACGGAAAAAGGTTGGTTAGCTTGTGATAAACAGGGAAAAGCCTTTTATTGGCGGCCTTTGCTCACTAAACAACAAGCAGATGTGATTAAAGCACATGATCAACTACAACGTTTTTTAGCAGTAGGAAATCCTGATGTAATTGCGGCATTTGCTGATAGTTTAGATCAAGCGGCTAGTGATCAAATAAGTGCGATCGCTAAACGCATTCAAGCCGCACGGGA
- a CDS encoding Rpn family recombination-promoting nuclease/putative transposase, producing MHTDTIFYQIFLTFHTLLFELLGQPTENAQGYNFTSVEVKEKAFRFDGIFMPDSLQKPIYFVEVQFQNKPEFYWELITEINIYLNQYKPSQDWQAIALFAKRSLDVEVLTPYQQELVNSGRIKRIYLDEIPPGSIGMGLIELILSKETQAPELVQNLMQRTKTEITNSTEKQGIIELLESVLVSKFSKLTRQEIEAMFLVSDIKQTRVYQEAKQEGKQEGRQEGRQDEAINLLVRILSKRFGKLTHSYIENINKLTIAQLEDLGEALLDFVDINDLEQWLKAHTEL from the coding sequence ATGCACACAGACACTATATTTTATCAAATCTTCCTCACCTTCCACACTCTGTTATTTGAACTTCTCGGACAACCAACAGAAAATGCTCAAGGTTATAATTTTACCTCCGTTGAAGTCAAAGAAAAAGCTTTTCGATTTGATGGTATTTTTATGCCTGATAGTTTGCAAAAGCCTATCTATTTTGTAGAAGTTCAATTTCAAAACAAACCAGAATTTTACTGGGAATTAATTACAGAAATAAACATTTATCTCAATCAATATAAACCCTCGCAAGATTGGCAAGCCATAGCTTTATTTGCTAAACGTAGTTTAGATGTAGAAGTATTAACTCCTTATCAACAAGAATTAGTTAATAGTGGTCGTATCAAACGCATTTATTTAGATGAAATCCCACCAGGTTCAATAGGTATGGGATTAATTGAATTAATTCTGAGTAAAGAAACTCAAGCTCCAGAATTAGTTCAAAACCTGATGCAAAGAACAAAAACAGAGATTACCAATTCTACAGAAAAACAAGGTATTATAGAGTTATTGGAAAGCGTTTTGGTATCGAAGTTTTCAAAATTAACCCGTCAGGAGATTGAAGCGATGTTTTTAGTAAGTGATATCAAACAAACTAGGGTATATCAAGAAGCAAAGCAGGAAGGTAAACAGGAAGGTAGACAAGAAGGTAGACAAGATGAAGCAATTAACTTACTGGTGCGAATATTATCCAAGCGATTTGGGAAATTGACCCATAGCTACATCGAAAATATCAACAAACTCACCATAGCGCAACTAGAAGACCTGGGAGAAGCATTATTAGATTTTGTGGATATTAACGACCTGGAACAATGGCTAAAAGCCCACACAGAATTATAG